One region of Sulfuriroseicoccus oceanibius genomic DNA includes:
- the yihA gene encoding ribosome biogenesis GTP-binding protein YihA/YsxC, translating into MKKGLPASFLTSAKALADCPADGLPEFAFIGRSNVGKSSLINMLTSKKGLATVSSTPGRTRLLNFFNINANRPWRLVDLPGYGYAKVSAKQRHEFHDLVSDYLTSREELTCVVQLVDSRLTPQKIDLEFSQWLMDSEIPFILVFTKTDKSKSGKVSANITAFTDAMSEWCEGLPRIFTCSSKTGSGRTPLLEFIDQCLEVS; encoded by the coding sequence CCGACGGCTTGCCCGAGTTCGCCTTCATCGGACGCTCGAATGTAGGCAAGAGCTCACTGATCAACATGCTGACCTCAAAGAAAGGATTGGCTACCGTCTCAAGCACCCCCGGACGCACCCGCTTGCTCAATTTTTTCAACATCAACGCCAACCGCCCATGGCGACTCGTTGACCTTCCAGGCTACGGCTACGCCAAGGTCTCCGCCAAACAAAGGCATGAGTTCCACGACCTGGTTTCCGATTACCTGACCTCACGAGAAGAACTCACCTGCGTCGTGCAACTGGTAGACTCCAGACTGACGCCCCAAAAGATCGATCTCGAGTTCTCCCAATGGCTCATGGACTCCGAGATCCCGTTCATCCTCGTCTTCACCAAGACCGACAAATCCAAGAGCGGCAAAGTGAGCGCCAACATCACCGCATTTACAGACGCCATGTCCGAATGGTGCGAAGGGCTCCCCCGCATCTTCACCTGCTCTTCCAAAACCGGATCCGGCCGCACCCCGCTGCTCGAGTTCATCGATCAATGCCTGGAAGTCTCGTGA
- a CDS encoding TolC family protein, with the protein MKLPHPRATKIGAITLVSCAAMTVSSWGLSIGEAVNKALSRDPAIKQAVASIYRAEGYSREVKADFMPQVNIEGQAGWAKRDRSIDGVATGGDDLFSRRIGVRVRQLLFDFGYQKNRLRDARKREEAQAYLEKAVRDAIALETAAAYLDVVAARKELALAHRNLSLHKEIGELAKGRTNSVGDDSDVELSAARIELAETLVLERELSLAQAEAAFARFTGMEAPANMSMPRIPNITSKSQIDPRANWRYSAVTTQYAAAIHRKKAKQRNNYPKFFLEGGAFVGEDVLGIEGRDDEYNALLVMNWSVWDSGRNKGVVQQAQGDIDEQAALIEETLVKLEQDIRSTWEDLATHRQRINVLNVYSDKLSRTGDLYQNQFDNGKRPLLSLLDIRNEKISADTRIVDEEKQARMLAYELLALGGKLSTYFDPAQGGKGGVGK; encoded by the coding sequence ATGAAACTTCCCCATCCCCGCGCCACCAAGATCGGCGCTATCACATTGGTGTCATGCGCTGCCATGACTGTCAGCTCATGGGGTCTCTCCATCGGCGAGGCCGTCAACAAGGCTCTCTCGCGTGATCCCGCGATCAAACAAGCCGTAGCATCAATCTACCGCGCCGAAGGCTACTCGCGTGAGGTCAAAGCCGACTTCATGCCTCAGGTCAATATCGAAGGACAAGCTGGATGGGCAAAACGCGACCGAAGTATCGACGGCGTAGCCACCGGAGGTGACGATTTGTTCAGCCGCCGTATCGGAGTACGCGTTCGTCAGTTGCTCTTTGATTTCGGCTACCAGAAGAACCGTCTGCGGGACGCCCGCAAACGCGAAGAGGCCCAGGCCTATCTCGAGAAAGCCGTCCGCGATGCCATCGCACTGGAAACCGCCGCCGCCTACCTCGACGTAGTCGCCGCCCGTAAGGAACTCGCTCTGGCACACCGCAACCTCTCACTCCACAAGGAGATCGGAGAACTCGCCAAAGGCCGGACCAACTCCGTCGGTGACGATTCAGACGTCGAACTCTCCGCGGCACGGATCGAGTTGGCGGAAACCCTCGTGCTCGAGCGCGAACTGTCATTGGCCCAGGCCGAAGCCGCATTCGCCCGCTTCACCGGCATGGAGGCTCCCGCCAACATGTCCATGCCTCGCATCCCGAATATCACCAGCAAGTCGCAGATTGACCCTCGTGCCAACTGGCGCTACTCCGCGGTCACCACCCAGTACGCCGCTGCAATCCACCGTAAAAAGGCAAAGCAACGGAACAACTATCCCAAGTTCTTCCTCGAAGGCGGCGCATTCGTCGGTGAAGACGTTCTCGGCATTGAAGGACGCGACGACGAATACAACGCACTGCTGGTCATGAACTGGAGCGTATGGGACAGCGGCCGCAATAAAGGCGTCGTCCAACAAGCCCAAGGCGATATCGATGAACAAGCAGCCCTGATCGAAGAGACTCTGGTCAAACTCGAACAGGACATTCGCTCGACCTGGGAAGACCTCGCCACCCACCGCCAACGTATCAACGTTCTCAACGTCTACTCGGATAAGTTGAGCCGGACCGGCGATCTCTACCAGAATCAGTTCGACAACGGAAAGCGCCCACTTCTCAGCTTGCTGGATATCCGCAATGAGAAAATCTCTGCGGACACACGCATCGTTGATGAAGAAAAACAAGCTCGGATGCTCGCCTACGAACTCCTCGCTCTCGGCGGCAAACTCTCCACCTACTTTGACCCGGCTCAAGGAGGCAAAGGCGGAGTCGGCAAATAG
- a CDS encoding trypsin-like peptidase domain-containing protein, with translation MIKSPVSRALALAVSIATSFTTASALVISEGEIYGKGAATQEQAQQPQFPLAGNSVMIAQGSGVYLGDGWVLTSTHVGCAPVRFANGNTLAPDKNTWSVLESRNGKPSDVAIFRLAKWEQSDFLKELPTVRISHEAPTKGDRVVLAATGYVQSGERKPLTINGEKIATQGVYLKQERDFLFGATTISRVQEKLVKTNGGLETASFVTRFGRDAGEAQATAGDSGGAAFRFNEATREWEVVGVIFAVSHRARFVPHSAKTYIGSLADYREQVTSLTSESRPIATTASTVDANG, from the coding sequence ATGATCAAGTCCCCCGTCTCGCGCGCTTTGGCGCTCGCTGTGAGTATCGCAACTTCTTTCACCACAGCGAGCGCGCTGGTGATCAGTGAAGGTGAGATCTACGGAAAAGGAGCCGCAACCCAAGAGCAGGCACAACAGCCTCAGTTTCCTCTCGCCGGCAATTCCGTCATGATCGCCCAAGGATCCGGAGTTTACCTTGGAGATGGTTGGGTGCTCACCAGCACACATGTGGGATGCGCCCCTGTAAGGTTTGCCAATGGCAACACGCTCGCCCCGGACAAGAACACTTGGAGTGTCTTGGAGTCCCGCAACGGAAAACCAAGCGACGTCGCGATCTTCCGGCTCGCAAAGTGGGAACAGTCAGACTTTCTCAAAGAGTTGCCAACCGTGCGCATCTCCCACGAAGCTCCAACCAAAGGCGACCGTGTCGTCCTCGCCGCTACCGGCTACGTGCAAAGCGGCGAGCGCAAACCACTTACCATCAACGGAGAGAAGATTGCCACACAAGGAGTCTACTTGAAGCAAGAGCGAGACTTCCTTTTCGGAGCCACCACCATCTCTCGAGTCCAGGAGAAGCTCGTGAAAACCAATGGAGGCTTGGAAACCGCATCGTTCGTGACCCGCTTTGGACGCGATGCCGGGGAAGCTCAGGCAACTGCAGGAGATTCCGGTGGAGCCGCCTTCCGCTTCAACGAAGCTACCCGTGAATGGGAAGTTGTCGGGGTCATCTTCGCCGTCTCACACCGCGCACGCTTCGTTCCCCACAGCGCCAAGACCTATATCGGATCGTTGGCGGACTACCGCGAGCAAGTGACCTCACTGACCAGTGAAAGCCGTCCCATCGCCACCACAGCGAGCACGGTGGACGCCAATGGCTAA